A genomic stretch from Schistosoma haematobium chromosome 2, whole genome shotgun sequence includes:
- the SH2B2_1 gene encoding SH2B adaptor protein (EggNog:ENOG410V431~COG:T) has translation MNAEVVREGIVMQWLGPHFDSHRPRIDCEKMNNPEAGVEKKTTQWAQSRLCLCSTSAGLILEIFTPPDAEQSQYGLCCGLIFDVRLVCPDELTDPRNNVLLVKTEFGDQKIFQSSDEIDANEWIAAIRSGLPPLRRNPVSPKYDIDPSRIVTFVRSERCTNCDAILDSSSKSPSDILSSVPLPPNKTDANELCIGFDHKKVHDTSVFHSTNSKPLCTDNSANSTPISTFACVCSHVSSVPDVWSASSKSDRPITNHR, from the exons ATGAATGCTGAAGTAGTTCGTGAAGGTATTGTGATGCAATGGCTTGGTCCACACTTTGATTCACATCGTCCTCGTATTGATTGTGAAAAGATGAATAATCCTGAAGCTGGAGTTGAGAAGAAAACTACACAGTGGGCTCAGTCTCGTCTTTGTTTATGTAGTACAAGCGCAGGCCttattttagaaatatttaCTCCTCCTGAT GCTGAACAATCCCAGTATGGTCTGTGCTGTGGTCTTATTTTCGACGTTCGATTGGTCTGTCCTGATGAACTTACAGACCCTCGGAACAACGTTTTACTTGTTAAA ACCGAATTCGGGGACCAAAAGATTTTTCAGTCATCGGATGAAATCGATGCCAACGAATGGATCGCTGCTATACGTAGTGGCTTGCCACCATTGCGCAGGAATCCTGTTTCTCCTAAGTATGACATTGACCCTAGTCGTATTGTAACTTTTGTTCGATCTGAACGATGCACTAACTGTGATGCGATTCTGGATTCTAGTTCAAAATCACCCTCTGATATACTGTCCTCAGTCCCTTTACCACCAAACAAAACTGATGCAAATGAATTATGCATTGGATTCGACCATAAAAAGGTTCATGACACATCAGTATTTCATTCTACTAATTCCAAACCACTTTGTACAGATAACTCAGCAAACTCCACTCCTATATCAACATTTGCATGTGTTTGTAGCCATGTCAGTAGTGTACCGGATGTTTGGTCTGCCTCCTCTAAATCTGATCGTCCCATTACAAATCATAGGTAA